One genomic window of Caldivirga maquilingensis IC-167 includes the following:
- a CDS encoding MFS transporter, protein MSQGNYSREEIERGIARIYEIVLNTKNITARYIVILALASLWVDAYDFAAFTFATAAFKNTFPWMSTWLFGLAVAAVQIGATVGAVVGGWLTDRIGRRNMFILNMILFTVMAVGAGLAPDPYTFTVFRILLGFALGADTATGFAYIFEYLEKQQRLVWSNLWQLQWYLMYEVVIFIFVLPFYLITYSLLHPWFWRIIMFGGAVFAFIILMLRARIPESVLWEAYRGRLATAKRILKRTHGIDLPDVPDIDVELRRPARGLRSAFKIFRRNKWRELVYCFNGNFEQGFEFYTFGFYMPYILLTMHLAGSLATIEASAIFYGMGVIAGVLTAYLTPRIGTKSQYVIGAALAGITLLGLAFTFLYHWPLWLFVLFASAFYFGHVIVPASQGMTSINAAFGASERGTAAGWGYFWVKLAAVVGSFIAPTWLAVLGAPKMTEILGIYALATAILGLAIGFDARKYKPPETEEVAV, encoded by the coding sequence ATGTCTCAGGGCAACTACAGCAGGGAGGAGATCGAGAGAGGTATTGCTAGGATCTATGAGATTGTGTTAAATACTAAGAATATAACAGCTAGATACATAGTAATTCTTGCCTTGGCCTCGCTATGGGTTGATGCCTATGATTTTGCAGCATTCACATTTGCAACAGCAGCATTTAAGAATACGTTTCCCTGGATGTCCACGTGGCTCTTTGGCCTAGCAGTAGCTGCGGTTCAAATAGGAGCTACGGTAGGTGCTGTAGTTGGTGGTTGGTTAACTGATAGAATTGGTAGAAGAAACATGTTCATCTTGAATATGATACTCTTTACGGTAATGGCAGTTGGGGCCGGTCTTGCACCGGATCCATATACTTTCACAGTCTTTAGAATATTACTTGGTTTTGCATTGGGTGCAGATACGGCAACAGGTTTTGCGTACATATTCGAATACCTAGAGAAACAGCAAAGATTAGTCTGGTCTAACTTATGGCAGTTGCAGTGGTATCTAATGTATGAGGTTGTTATATTTATCTTCGTATTACCATTCTACTTAATAACTTACTCATTACTTCATCCATGGTTCTGGAGGATTATTATGTTTGGAGGGGCCGTTTTTGCGTTCATTATATTAATGCTACGAGCAAGAATACCAGAGTCCGTACTATGGGAGGCATATAGGGGGCGTCTAGCCACTGCTAAGAGGATCCTTAAGCGTACACACGGTATTGATTTACCTGACGTACCTGATATTGACGTAGAATTAAGAAGACCTGCTAGGGGATTAAGGTCCGCATTTAAGATATTCAGGAGGAACAAGTGGAGGGAACTTGTTTATTGCTTTAATGGAAACTTTGAACAGGGTTTTGAATTTTACACCTTTGGTTTCTACATGCCGTATATATTACTGACTATGCACCTAGCCGGTTCATTAGCCACTATAGAGGCATCTGCAATATTCTATGGTATGGGTGTAATTGCTGGAGTCCTTACGGCATATCTTACGCCTAGAATAGGTACTAAGTCTCAGTACGTGATCGGTGCTGCGTTAGCTGGCATAACACTACTTGGTCTTGCATTCACATTCCTGTATCACTGGCCCCTCTGGCTATTCGTATTATTTGCTTCTGCATTTTACTTTGGGCATGTTATTGTGCCTGCAAGCCAGGGTATGACGTCCATAAATGCGGCCTTCGGTGCCAGTGAAAGAGGCACTGCAGCAGGCTGGGGTTATTTCTGGGTTAAGTTAGCCGCTGTTGTAGGTTCTTTCATAGCGCCCACATGGTTAGCCGTTCTCGGTGCCCCTAAGATGACGGAAATACTGGGTATCTATGCTTTAGCAACTGCAATCTTGGGATTAGCAATAGGTTTTGATGCTAGGAAGTATAAACCACCTGAAACAGAGGAGGTTGCTGTTTAG
- a CDS encoding mandelate racemase/muconate lactonizing enzyme family protein, whose protein sequence is MSPEDTVKEVSKLVEQGFRYIKVKIGRGYDVDKAVIKAIRDSLGNEVEIMVDANTAYNVATAIKVGRMLEKYDVLWFEEPVPPDNPEAYVRVSRALDIPIAAAETLFTKYQWLEFMRRGAMDITMPDIARVGGITEAIKIASLADSFGILMTFHVGLSGAGCRAATLQVIAFTTKPHNLHTNIRILLHREEPTGI, encoded by the coding sequence ATGAGCCCTGAGGACACGGTTAAGGAGGTTAGTAAGTTAGTGGAGCAGGGGTTTAGGTACATTAAGGTTAAGATTGGCAGGGGATACGATGTTGATAAAGCCGTGATAAAGGCCATAAGGGACTCCCTGGGCAATGAAGTTGAGATAATGGTTGATGCCAACACGGCATACAACGTGGCCACCGCAATAAAGGTGGGCAGGATGCTTGAGAAATACGACGTACTTTGGTTTGAGGAGCCTGTACCACCTGATAACCCTGAGGCCTACGTTAGGGTTTCAAGGGCCCTGGACATACCCATAGCCGCCGCGGAAACACTATTCACAAAGTACCAGTGGCTTGAATTCATGCGTAGGGGCGCCATGGACATCACCATGCCCGACATAGCCAGGGTTGGTGGGATAACGGAGGCCATTAAAATAGCCTCATTAGCTGACTCCTTCGGCATACTTATGACATTCCACGTTGGATTATCAGGGGCTGGTTGTAGGGCGGCAACGCTCCAAGTAATAGCCTTCACTACCAAGCCACATAATCTTCACACCAACATACGAATACTACTACATCGAGAAGAACCCACTGGCATATGA
- a CDS encoding NAD(P)-dependent oxidoreductase has product MIVGLVGLGRMGGAFGRVLLSKGFNLVVYDVVRDKVNEFVKLGATGASSPADLASRVDIVLTNVPRSEDVLDVYLGGNGILSGAKPGLIAVETSTTDIKTKLRVAEECRRRNVGFIVAMLGKTVPQAERGETPLFVGGPEEVFRDKRVQEVFQAISSGRIYYMRTIEAAVAFKLITNSMGFAQLLTFLEGLLFIQKFGISIEEFLEAARDTAAYNYWFDARREKILKEDYSAYFSIDYIIKDLMYTLEEAKELGCPLPATALALQYYVAAKGMGYGGEDGIALIKLLRESCKK; this is encoded by the coding sequence GTGATTGTAGGTTTAGTGGGCTTGGGTAGGATGGGTGGCGCCTTTGGTAGGGTTCTGCTTAGTAAGGGCTTTAACCTGGTCGTCTACGACGTGGTTAGGGATAAGGTCAATGAATTCGTAAAACTCGGCGCAACCGGCGCCTCATCACCCGCGGACCTTGCCTCTAGGGTTGATATAGTGCTTACTAATGTTCCTAGGTCTGAGGATGTACTGGATGTTTATCTCGGTGGTAATGGCATTCTCAGTGGTGCTAAGCCGGGCCTTATAGCTGTGGAGACAAGCACAACAGACATTAAGACTAAACTCAGGGTTGCGGAGGAGTGTAGGAGGAGGAATGTGGGGTTCATAGTTGCAATGCTGGGTAAGACGGTGCCTCAGGCTGAGAGGGGTGAGACTCCGTTGTTTGTTGGTGGTCCTGAGGAGGTTTTTAGGGATAAGAGGGTTCAGGAGGTTTTTCAGGCAATATCCTCTGGTAGGATTTATTATATGAGGACTATTGAGGCTGCCGTAGCCTTTAAATTAATCACGAACTCCATGGGCTTTGCACAATTACTGACATTCCTAGAGGGCCTACTCTTCATTCAGAAATTCGGTATAAGCATTGAGGAGTTTCTGGAGGCGGCTAGGGATACCGCAGCGTATAACTACTGGTTTGATGCTAGGCGTGAGAAAATACTCAAGGAGGACTATAGTGCCTATTTCTCAATTGATTACATAATTAAGGATTTGATGTACACGCTTGAGGAGGCAAAGGAACTGGGGTGTCCTTTACCGGCTACTGCACTAGCCCTTCAGTACTACGTGGCGGCTAAGGGTATGGGTTATGGGGGTGAGGACGGTATAGCATTAATAAAATTGCTGAGGGAGTCCTGCAAGAAATGA
- a CDS encoding thiamine pyrophosphate-binding protein, whose product MDAPTLLTDVLRELRADLSFTVAAEGIMPILRSFIKQGINVVNVKFEPSLSFMGITYSRLINKPGLIVVTPRPGALGVVSPTAEAFVEGDPLIVVSMNVDGIRGTHMH is encoded by the coding sequence ATGGATGCACCTACCCTGCTAACCGATGTTCTTAGAGAATTGAGGGCTGACTTATCATTTACAGTGGCTGCTGAGGGTATAATGCCTATTTTGAGGTCATTTATTAAGCAGGGTATTAATGTCGTGAATGTCAAATTCGAGCCATCCCTGAGCTTTATGGGCATTACCTATTCACGCCTAATTAATAAGCCAGGGCTTATTGTGGTTACACCAAGGCCTGGCGCACTTGGGGTTGTCTCACCAACTGCTGAGGCCTTTGTTGAGGGTGACCCGTTGATTGTGGTTTCGATGAATGTTGATGGTATTAGAGGTACTCACATGCATTAA
- a CDS encoding thiamine pyrophosphate-binding protein: MSDKPGPVYVEISSSMLSEDIGEIKYKVYYSVSRPLASPNDVKTTVDLICSAEYPVILVDRGVRISHATNEVIKVAETINAPIVTTVMAKDAIPSNHPLYAGVAIGRAGNIVAYEVLRKADVILSVGNRFSEIGTGRYSLEINGELIHVNVDPYDLGRAYKPRLAVLADAKDFLTKVLQELSLRGRCRGEGV, encoded by the coding sequence ATGAGTGATAAACCAGGCCCTGTCTACGTGGAAATATCTAGTTCCATGTTAAGTGAGGATATTGGTGAGATTAAGTATAAGGTTTATTACAGCGTGAGTAGGCCATTGGCATCCCCCAATGATGTAAAGACCACGGTTGACTTAATATGTAGCGCTGAGTATCCTGTTATTCTAGTGGATAGGGGCGTTAGGATATCCCATGCAACTAATGAGGTGATTAAGGTAGCCGAAACAATTAACGCGCCCATTGTAACCACGGTAATGGCTAAGGACGCCATACCCAGTAATCACCCACTCTATGCAGGGGTGGCCATTGGTAGGGCGGGTAATATCGTTGCTTACGAAGTTCTACGAAAGGCGGATGTAATCTTATCCGTGGGTAATAGGTTTAGTGAGATTGGTACTGGTAGGTACTCACTTGAGATCAATGGTGAGCTAATACACGTTAATGTTGACCCATACGACCTCGGCAGGGCGTATAAACCCCGCTTGGCTGTTCTCGCTGATGCTAAGGATTTCCTTACGAAAGTCCTCCAGGAATTAAGCTTAAGGGGTAGGTGTAGGGGGGAGGGAGTATAG
- a CDS encoding thiamine pyrophosphate-dependent enzyme — MIFLGDVGAHRIESFLMPIYENERYITTTSYVSMGLAVPGAVAASIVDSDKTVIALVGDGGFLMTELELSTAVQYHAKPKIIIFNDSSYRVLGVYEKVRFGGITEDLIKLPTVNFAELSRSLGAEGITVEDRGELMKAINEMLAIDRAVVVDVRIDPKSVPIPYQRLYEMHSL, encoded by the coding sequence GTGATATTTCTAGGGGATGTGGGTGCTCATAGGATTGAAAGCTTCCTAATGCCCATCTATGAAAATGAGAGGTACATAACAACCACAAGTTACGTATCAATGGGGCTTGCTGTACCGGGGGCCGTGGCAGCATCAATAGTGGATTCGGATAAGACCGTAATAGCCCTCGTGGGTGATGGTGGGTTCCTAATGACGGAGCTTGAATTATCCACCGCTGTACAGTACCATGCTAAGCCAAAGATCATAATCTTTAACGACTCATCATACAGAGTGTTGGGTGTATATGAGAAGGTCAGGTTTGGTGGTATAACTGAAGATCTCATTAAATTACCCACGGTAAACTTCGCGGAATTGAGTCGCTCACTTGGTGCTGAGGGCATAACCGTTGAGGATAGAGGTGAATTAATGAAGGCGATTAATGAAATGCTTGCAATAGACAGGGCTGTGGTTGTTGATGTGCGTATTGACCCAAAGTCGGTGCCCATACCATATCAAAGATTGTATGAAATGCATAGTTTATAA
- a CDS encoding aldehyde ferredoxin oxidoreductase family protein has product MPTQHQMPRLFGWVGKVVEVDLSSGGIKTLTLDAEVYDKVLGGEGLAAYFIYKNFHEIRGPLDPSNIIVFASGPLTSEIIPQSGRLSAAFISPLTGIFGATHIGTRFAYELKRAGYDAVIVKGASEKPVYIYIEGDHVEIRGAEKYWGLDIMETVNSIKKDLGDPSIKAIAIGPAGEHLVKFSTIANEEGIGGRTGGGAVMGSKKLKAIVVKGVEDISMADPEGLRRYVRDLNVKLASSTRGASFRRYGSAGTVNLYHQIGNLPIKNFAWGRWNDDEVFKISGEKLTETFLKRPFPCTTCPVACKRYVEVKPGSKYFPGGFRGLGPEYETLALLGSNLLNSDLEAMIKINELCDKLGLDTMSTGNVIGFIFEAAEKGLINKEVDGLRLEWGNADTIIKLVQKIAYRDGIGDLLAEGVRRVSERIGGREFAMHIKGLEVPAHDGRAFFAHALSFMTMNRGADHLGFTHIPWRGIPIPELGINARTDRYNESDEMVDIVINIQNLMVVYDSLTMCKYAHFAGLTITDIINLLKLTTGKDYTVEKILEIGGRIWKIERWINNQLGITRKDDVLPPRMLTPHEKRDDTKIPRIVEKWLPLYYRKRGLTEDGIVKELDI; this is encoded by the coding sequence ATGCCTACACAACACCAAATGCCCAGGCTATTTGGTTGGGTGGGTAAGGTTGTCGAGGTTGATCTAAGCAGTGGCGGTATTAAGACGTTAACCCTAGATGCCGAGGTTTATGATAAAGTCCTTGGTGGTGAAGGACTGGCTGCCTACTTCATCTATAAGAATTTCCACGAGATAAGGGGCCCCCTGGATCCAAGCAACATCATCGTGTTCGCCAGCGGTCCATTAACCAGCGAAATCATACCCCAAAGCGGTAGGTTATCCGCGGCCTTCATCTCACCATTAACCGGCATCTTCGGCGCCACGCACATAGGTACTAGGTTTGCCTACGAGCTTAAGAGGGCTGGTTATGACGCGGTGATCGTTAAGGGGGCATCGGAGAAGCCCGTTTACATATACATTGAGGGTGACCACGTGGAGATTAGGGGTGCGGAGAAGTATTGGGGTCTTGATATAATGGAGACCGTGAACTCCATCAAGAAGGACCTGGGTGACCCATCAATTAAGGCAATAGCGATAGGGCCAGCTGGTGAGCACCTGGTGAAGTTCTCAACAATAGCAAATGAGGAGGGAATTGGTGGAAGGACTGGTGGTGGTGCGGTCATGGGTAGTAAGAAGTTGAAGGCCATTGTTGTTAAGGGCGTTGAGGATATATCCATGGCGGACCCTGAAGGATTAAGGAGGTACGTGAGGGACCTAAACGTAAAGCTCGCCAGCTCAACAAGGGGCGCGTCATTTAGGAGATACGGTAGTGCGGGTACCGTTAATTTATATCATCAAATAGGCAACCTACCCATTAAGAACTTCGCATGGGGTAGGTGGAACGATGATGAGGTGTTCAAAATAAGTGGTGAGAAGCTCACGGAAACATTCCTAAAGAGACCATTCCCATGCACCACATGCCCAGTGGCGTGTAAGAGGTACGTCGAGGTTAAACCGGGCAGTAAGTACTTCCCAGGGGGCTTCAGGGGGCTTGGCCCTGAGTACGAAACCCTAGCATTGCTGGGCTCAAACCTACTAAACAGCGACCTTGAGGCCATGATCAAGATAAATGAACTATGCGATAAACTGGGCCTTGACACCATGTCCACGGGCAACGTCATAGGTTTCATATTCGAGGCGGCGGAGAAGGGACTAATTAATAAGGAAGTTGATGGGTTAAGGCTTGAATGGGGTAACGCGGACACGATAATCAAACTTGTACAAAAAATTGCCTACAGGGACGGCATCGGGGATCTACTGGCCGAGGGCGTCAGGAGGGTCTCTGAGAGGATTGGCGGTAGGGAATTCGCAATGCACATTAAAGGTTTAGAGGTGCCAGCCCATGATGGTAGGGCATTCTTTGCACATGCGTTAAGCTTCATGACAATGAATAGGGGCGCGGATCACCTTGGTTTTACCCATATACCATGGAGAGGTATACCAATACCTGAACTGGGGATTAATGCACGTACAGATCGTTATAATGAGAGTGATGAGATGGTGGATATAGTAATAAACATACAAAACCTAATGGTGGTGTATGACTCACTGACAATGTGTAAATATGCACACTTCGCAGGACTAACAATAACGGATATAATAAACCTACTAAAGCTAACAACAGGTAAGGATTACACCGTGGAGAAAATACTGGAGATTGGGGGTAGAATTTGGAAAATAGAAAGATGGATAAACAACCAATTAGGAATTACGAGAAAAGACGATGTATTACCACCAAGAATGCTGACACCCCACGAAAAAAGAGATGACACAAAAATACCCAGGATAGTCGAAAAATGGCTACCACTTTACTATAGAAAGAGGGGACTAACGGAGGATGGCATCGTAAAGGAACTAGATATTTAA
- a CDS encoding ribbon-helix-helix domain-containing protein, with the protein MRYRTIRVAEDVYEELSKMVTERGLTVSEAIRELLNCCSSSPSQSRNEQLSGSGSWVKLSLTPM; encoded by the coding sequence GTGAGGTACAGGACAATTAGGGTCGCCGAGGACGTCTACGAGGAGTTGAGTAAAATGGTCACTGAGAGGGGACTGACCGTGAGCGAGGCAATCAGGGAATTGCTCAATTGCTGCTCCTCAAGCCCAAGCCAGAGCCGGAACGAGCAACTGAGCGGCTCAGGGAGTTGGGTGAAACTTTCATTGACGCCCATGTAA
- a CDS encoding nucleotidyltransferase domain-containing protein, whose translation MKLRARWGKLTAILYGSYARGDFNLWSDVDVILITEHFRGREFITRCVELIDTPPRLEPICWTPEEARKAMKKPWRIEALRTSIILIDDHGLARPWMQWVTV comes from the coding sequence ATGAAGCTAAGGGCCAGGTGGGGCAAACTCACGGCAATACTCTACGGATCATACGCAAGGGGCGACTTCAACCTATGGAGCGACGTCGACGTAATACTCATAACGGAGCACTTCAGGGGCAGGGAATTCATAACCAGGTGCGTGGAATTAATCGACACACCACCAAGGCTAGAACCCATATGCTGGACCCCTGAGGAGGCCAGGAAGGCCATGAAGAAACCCTGGCGGATTGAGGCACTACGGACATCCATCATCCTAATTGATGACCATGGCTTAGCGAGACCATGGATGCAATGGGTAACGGTTTAA
- a CDS encoding MFS transporter gives MYINTSRLIANVASQPGYTREDIERGIKRIYQVVLAQSHVTPYFIIGIAIASLFLDAYDFSAFSLATAAFKNTWPWMSSALFGFAIASIQIGATIGALTGGWLNDRIGRRNMLILNMILFVAMAIGAGLAPDPYTFSIFRILLGYALGADIVTGFSYIFEFLEFNKRLVFSGGFDAYWFGSVVFAIVFIVFPLYFALHSLTHPIIWRAIMVIGGIAAFIILLFRSRIPESVLWIAYRGRLATAKRIIKQVYGIDLQDVPDVDLDIHKVRGFRSLFRIFRRSKWKELTSTFIGTFEGGIEFYSFGFYTPYILLVLSKIGSLATLVSTTIINVAGFAAGIATAYLVPRLGTKNLYVIGTLGTGISMLAASFVLPPKIVPLIVFFATTFLVFHVMGPNGVQSYVMINTAYGPSERGTAGGWNYFFSKLAAVVSSFWAPILFSSIGVVNTLHFLATFAFITAVIGAVLGFDARKYRTEEEAIPT, from the coding sequence ATGTATATAAACACAAGTCGATTAATCGCTAATGTGGCTAGTCAACCCGGTTACACTAGAGAAGACATAGAGAGGGGTATAAAAAGAATATACCAGGTCGTTCTTGCCCAGAGCCACGTTACTCCATACTTCATAATTGGCATAGCCATAGCCTCCCTATTTCTCGATGCGTATGATTTCAGCGCATTTTCACTAGCAACGGCAGCATTCAAGAACACATGGCCATGGATGTCCTCCGCCCTCTTTGGATTTGCCATAGCTTCCATACAAATAGGAGCTACGATAGGTGCTCTGACGGGTGGGTGGTTGAATGATAGGATAGGCAGGAGGAACATGCTTATACTTAACATGATCCTGTTCGTAGCTATGGCTATTGGTGCTGGTTTGGCACCGGATCCCTACACGTTCTCAATATTCAGGATATTGCTGGGTTATGCGTTAGGTGCAGACATAGTTACGGGGTTTAGCTACATCTTCGAGTTCCTTGAGTTCAATAAGAGACTCGTGTTCTCTGGCGGTTTTGATGCATATTGGTTTGGTTCTGTGGTGTTTGCCATAGTATTCATAGTTTTTCCACTGTATTTTGCACTACATTCATTAACGCACCCAATAATATGGAGGGCCATCATGGTTATTGGCGGTATTGCTGCCTTCATAATTCTTCTGTTTAGATCAAGGATACCTGAATCGGTGCTTTGGATAGCATATAGGGGTAGATTAGCTACGGCGAAACGAATAATTAAGCAGGTATATGGAATAGATTTACAGGATGTACCGGATGTTGACTTGGATATACACAAGGTTCGTGGTTTCAGGAGCTTGTTTAGGATATTCAGGAGGAGTAAGTGGAAGGAACTCACCAGTACCTTTATAGGCACCTTCGAGGGTGGAATCGAGTTTTACTCCTTCGGTTTCTATACTCCATATATCTTATTGGTGCTTTCAAAAATAGGCTCACTGGCTACCCTAGTCTCAACTACCATAATAAATGTTGCGGGATTCGCGGCGGGCATTGCTACGGCATATCTTGTTCCGAGACTTGGTACGAAGAATCTATACGTCATAGGTACACTGGGTACTGGTATCTCGATGCTTGCGGCATCCTTCGTATTGCCGCCCAAGATAGTGCCACTGATAGTATTTTTCGCTACAACATTCTTGGTGTTCCACGTAATGGGACCCAATGGTGTACAGTCATACGTAATGATAAACACGGCATACGGACCTAGTGAGAGAGGTACAGCAGGTGGCTGGAACTACTTCTTCAGTAAACTGGCGGCAGTTGTAAGCTCCTTCTGGGCACCCATTCTGTTCAGCTCGATCGGCGTAGTGAATACATTACACTTCCTGGCAACATTCGCATTTATCACTGCAGTGATAGGTGCGGTCCTCGGATTCGATGCGAGGAAGTATAGGACGGAGGAAGAGGCCATTCCAACATGA